The following are encoded in a window of Panulirus ornatus isolate Po-2019 chromosome 61, ASM3632096v1, whole genome shotgun sequence genomic DNA:
- the LOC139767496 gene encoding guanine nucleotide-exchange factor SEC12, with the protein MSTQKKRCETVATLIYPSYAISAVCGRHVVVGGGGGAAKTGIRNQFDIYELYHNGKQTLGERVLSYDVGDDCITNMVGWPGAITAAPNKKSAPTICLAVGLEEKCIILKMKPTLRTVKKEELPSLLPKQKEKGHNSGVLRKRRTSERSAEEGSTEKEEIKEEKKRRKSVNTTLRGNKYFTFDLEKVSSAETVFKKKSEDEAYQKCCGISPDHKFLVTGGTDGYLRLWNLPDMKKIKDIKAHEKEVDALDIKPDCKQIVSVCKPTRECCIWNIKDGKKFIQVALQTNGVRYKCFRARYGIVEGDVSKTRLFTVSNPVTGSKNPSVVAKWCSKTYTQERTQTLAGSLSSLALSDDGRYLATGTMSGTIYILIAFSLQQLRSIEDAHSTFITGLEWLPTDNKESKMIRGYSDASVLSISCDNALKIHHIPRQGMVPVWVVAILAAVILCFAFLLANLLGL; encoded by the exons GACATTTATGAGCTGTACCACAATGGGAAGCAGACACTGGGTGAGCGTGTCCTTTCATATGATGTTGGCGATGACTGTATCACAAACATGGTTGGGTGGCCAGGGGCTATTACTGCAGCTCCAAACAAAAAGAGTGCACCCACTATATGTCTTGCTGTTGGGCTAGAGGAGAAATGCATCATTTTGAAAATGAAACCAACTCTCCGAACTGTGAAGAAGGAAGAACTGCCTTCACTGTTGCCTAAGCAAAAGGAGAAAG GTCACAATTCAGGTGTATTACGAAAGAGAAGAACTAGCGAAAGGAGTGCAGAGGAAGGTTCcactgaaaaagaagaaataaaagaggaaaagaagaggaggaagtctGTTAACACAACGCTCCGTGGAAACAAATACTTTACTTTTGATTTGGAAAAAGTCAGCTCTGCAGAAACCGTTTTTAA GAAGAAGTCCGAAGATGAAGCCTATCAGAAGTGTTGCGGAATATCTCCGGATCACAAGTTCTTGGTGACAGGGGGCACTGATGGTTACCTCAGACTTTGGAATTTGCcggatatgaaaaaaataaaagacataaaAGCACATGAAAAGGAAGTTGATGCTCTGGATATTAAGCCAGATTGCAAACAG ATAGTATCTGTATGCAAACCAACTCGAGAATGTTGCATCTGGAATATAAAAGATGGCAAGAAGTTTATACAAGTGGCATTGCAGACAAATGGAGTTCGGTATAAGTGCTTTCGTGCTAG GTATGGCATAGTAGAAGGGGACGTGAGCAAAACTCGACTCTTCACTGTTAGTAATCCCGTTACAGGATCTAAAAATCCTTCAGTTGTTGCTAAATGGTGTAGCAAAACGTACACTCAAGAACGGACACAAACCCTAGCGGGCTCATTGAGCAGTCTGGCTCTCAGTGATGATGGCCGTTATCTTGCAACAGGGACCATGAGTGGAACAATTTATATTCTGATTGCTTTTAGTTTACAA CAACTCCGCTCAATAGAAGATGCCCATAGCACATTTATCACTGGACTAGAATGGTTGCCAACAGACAACAAGGAGTCTAAGATGATACGAGGCTACTCTGATGCATCTGTTCTATCTATTTCATGTGATAATGCTCTCAAAATCCACCATATTCCAAGACAAG GAATGGTAccagtgtgggtagtggccatCCTTGCAGCTGTTATTCTGTGCTTTGCATTTCTACTTGCTAACTTACTAGGACTTTAG